A region of Anopheles merus strain MAF chromosome 2R, AmerM5.1, whole genome shotgun sequence DNA encodes the following proteins:
- the LOC121588846 gene encoding zinc finger protein 160-like, with the protein MKTCRACLQKEADEYCSIFKKINQVTLDEMFHSLTGIRVSRGDGLPDCVCQECSDFIVMCNNFRKKCLKSDVQLRALLPTEDSEGEHFQTTQDTERQSVQEADCSEDRTKEECQLVIKDHADIYEEDLCSETEILVEQLDVEDGKSIIEQTTDHESYYELYDVVEDVEFGELEVLNECEDDDSQDAIIERIESTQETHESSVDNTVESTVQATEFVVECCGCPGVQFPSADELKQHTAQVHENERILTNLRPYECNVCYKRFISHAALSKHQAAPYRKKKYGCQTCGASFCSRSALHGHTNSAHTRDRKYVCDVCQKGFYTSSTMLSHRQIHGEKKYQCSTCAKKFLRQSDLLSHQMTHSDERPYGCGECEMRFKCRSHLRDHQTVHTGERTKKCRICGKGFTTYGDRRVHELRHENVHPFKCGYCSKTYGRNYKLQVHIRKEHTKERPFACSDCPERFFQRWEMLGHQRVEHGKMEGIESVELETELHDT; encoded by the exons ATGAAAACGTGTCGTGCTTGTTTGCAGAAGGAAGCAGATGAATATTGTTCGATTTTTAAGAAAATCAACCAGGTGACTCTtgatgaaatgtttcattcGCTAACCGGTATAAGAGTTTCCCGAGGTGACGGTTTGCCTGATTGTGTCTGCCAGGAGTGTTCCGATTTTATTGTAATGTGTAACAACTTTcggaaaaaatgtttaaagtcaGACGTACAGCTGCGGGCTCTTCTTCCCACGGAGGATAGCGAGGG AGAACATTTCCAAACCACGCAAGACACCGAGCGCCAAAGTGTTCAAGAAGCGGACTGTTCGGAAGACAGAACAAAAGAGGAATGCCAGCTAGTTATCAAAGATCATGCAGATATATACGAAGAAGATTTATGTTCTGAAACGGAAATTTTGGTAGAACAACTGGATGTAGAAGATGGGAAAAGTATCATAGAGCAGACAACTGACCATGAATCGTACTACGAGCTTTATGATGTTGTAGAGGATGTTGAATTTGGTGAATTAGAAGTGCTTAATGAATGTGAAGACGATGATTCACAGGATGCAATAATAGAACGCATCGAAAGCACACAGGAAACTCATGAATCCTCCGTGGACAACACGGTAGAAAGTACGGTTCAAGCCACTGAGTTCGTTGTTGAGTGCTGCGGCTGTCCTGGTGTGCAGTTCCCTTCCGCTGACGAGCTGAAGCAACACACCGCCCAAGTGCACGAAAACGAACGAATCCTCACCAACCTTCGGCCCTACGAGTGCAACGTTTGCTACAAACGCTTCATCAGCCATGCTGCCCTATCCAAGCACCAGGCCGCACCGTATCGCAAGAAAAAGTATGGCTGCCAAACCTGCGGCGCTAGCTTCTGCAGTCGCAGTGCTCTACACGGCCACACCAACAGTGCACACACGCGCGACCGTAAGTACGTGTGCGACGTGTGTCAGAAAGGGTTCTACACCAGCAGTACGATGCTGTCGCACCGGCAGATACACGGCGAAAAGAAGTACCAATGCAGCACGTGCGCGAAAAAGTTTCTGCGCCAGTCGGACCTGCTAAGCCACCAGATGACCCACTCCGACGAGCGACCGTACGGTTGTGGCGAGTGTGAGATGCGTTTTAAGTGCCGTAGCCACCTGCGCGATCATCAAACCGTGCACACGGGCGAACGTACGAAGAAGTGTAGGATTTGTGGGAAGGGATTTACTACGTACGGTGATCGGCGTGTGCACGAGTTGCGGCACGAAAATGTACATCCCTTCAAGTGTGGCTACTGCAGCAAAACGTACGGCCGGAACTACAAGCTGCAGGTGCACATACGGAAAGAGCACACCAAGGAGCGTCCATTTGCGTGTAGCGATTGTCCGGAGCGTTTCTTCCAACGGTGGGAAATGTTGGGCCATCAGAGGGTTGAGCACGGCAAGATGGAAGGCATCGAGAGCGTCGAACTGGAGACGGAATTGCATGATACCTGA
- the LOC121588847 gene encoding zinc finger protein 37-like isoform X2 has product MNIAMLETIINSASASVCRLCLSYDASEYVSLDANESDSLVAIINKCTGIKINNIANKICNDCRNVVVKFNQLRERCLASDKILLDLCRKRNRLTPKLLSSMPSLAKGYYGEHEQQETFTPTETNANIIIVQSTSTEAIVPETDEMLSTDSHKQVDLGPKDNREVDAPTLVCCGCNPSPEFNTTAELTVHCDNHHKKYRVSDGSIRPFECNICFERFLTPSLLKHHQTRPYRKRVHICRSCGSAYFTNSALNRHEKVCTVVDKNYTCEECGKRFRQIITLKNHRKLHQAEKIFACPVCGKTFKQKFEITIHMVTHTGEQPYPCDQCPARFKRKQALKNHQNRHQNPRPFKCESCDEWFGNPTARKFHRLTVHEGLDPFRCDQCGVSYGRRLRLTQHMKKVHGEVG; this is encoded by the exons ATGAACATTGCCATGTTAGAAACTATCATAAACAGTGCATCTGCGTCGGTTTGTAGGCTATGCCTCAGTTACGACGCTTCTGAATACGTTTCCCTTGATGCAAATGAATCTGACTCACTCGTGGCAATTATCAACAAATGTACCGGAATAAAG ATAAACAACATCGCAAACAAAATATGCAACGATTGCCGGAATGTTGTGGTCAAATTTAACCAACTGCGAGAAAGGTGTCTGGCGTCGGATAAAATTCTGCTCGATCTATGTAGGAAAAGGAATAGATTAACACCCAAGTTGTTATCCAGCATGCCGTCCTTAGCAAAGGGATACTATGGCGAGCACGAACAGCAAGAAACATTCACACCAACAGAAACAAATGCCAATATTATTATCGTTCAATCAACGAGCACCGAAGCGATCGTTCCCGAAACAGATGAAATGCTTAGCACAGATTCACACAAGCAAGTAGACCTTGGACCCAAGGACAATCGAGAGGTTGATGCACCAACACTGGTATGCTGTGGTTGTAATCCTTCACCAGAGTTCAACACCACAGCAGAACTAACAGTCCACTGTGATAACCATCACAAAAAGTACCGTGTCTCAGATGGTTCAATTCGACCCTTCGAATGCAACATTTGTTTTGAACGGTTTTTAACACCATCGCTGctgaaacaccatcaaacacgTCCCTACCGGAAACGGGTACACATTTGCAGGTCCTGTGGGTCGGCTTATTTCACGAACTCTGCCTTGAACCGGCACGAAAAGGTGTGCACTGTAGTTGATAAGAACTATACCTGCGAAGAGTGCGGCAAACGGTTCCGCCAAATCATTACGCTGAAGAACCACCGCAAACTGCATCAAGCGGAAAAAATATTCGCATGTCCCGTGTGTGGCAAAACGTTTAAGCAAAAGTTTGAAATCACCATCCACATGGTAACACACACCGGGGAACAGCCTTATCCTTGTGATCAGTGTCCGGCTAGGTTCAAGCGGAAACAAGCACTGAAAAATCACCAAAATCGCCATCAGAATCCGCGTCCATTCAAATGTGAATCATGCGATGAATGGTTCGGTAATCCAACGGCTCGCAAATTTCATCGACTTACTGTACACGAAGGGCTTGATCCGTTCCGATGCGACCAGTGCGGTGTGAGCTATGGGCGCAGATTACGACTTACGCAGCACATGAAGAAAGTACACGGAGAAGTGGGCTaa
- the LOC121588847 gene encoding zinc finger protein 624-like isoform X1, giving the protein MNIAMLETIINSASASVCRLCLSYDASEYVSLDANESDSLVAIINKCTGIKVRGKINNIANKICNDCRNVVVKFNQLRERCLASDKILLDLCRKRNRLTPKLLSSMPSLAKGYYGEHEQQETFTPTETNANIIIVQSTSTEAIVPETDEMLSTDSHKQVDLGPKDNREVDAPTLVCCGCNPSPEFNTTAELTVHCDNHHKKYRVSDGSIRPFECNICFERFLTPSLLKHHQTRPYRKRVHICRSCGSAYFTNSALNRHEKVCTVVDKNYTCEECGKRFRQIITLKNHRKLHQAEKIFACPVCGKTFKQKFEITIHMVTHTGEQPYPCDQCPARFKRKQALKNHQNRHQNPRPFKCESCDEWFGNPTARKFHRLTVHEGLDPFRCDQCGVSYGRRLRLTQHMKKVHGEVG; this is encoded by the exons ATGAACATTGCCATGTTAGAAACTATCATAAACAGTGCATCTGCGTCGGTTTGTAGGCTATGCCTCAGTTACGACGCTTCTGAATACGTTTCCCTTGATGCAAATGAATCTGACTCACTCGTGGCAATTATCAACAAATGTACCGGAATAAAG GTTCGTGGAAAGATAAACAACATCGCAAACAAAATATGCAACGATTGCCGGAATGTTGTGGTCAAATTTAACCAACTGCGAGAAAGGTGTCTGGCGTCGGATAAAATTCTGCTCGATCTATGTAGGAAAAGGAATAGATTAACACCCAAGTTGTTATCCAGCATGCCGTCCTTAGCAAAGGGATACTATGGCGAGCACGAACAGCAAGAAACATTCACACCAACAGAAACAAATGCCAATATTATTATCGTTCAATCAACGAGCACCGAAGCGATCGTTCCCGAAACAGATGAAATGCTTAGCACAGATTCACACAAGCAAGTAGACCTTGGACCCAAGGACAATCGAGAGGTTGATGCACCAACACTGGTATGCTGTGGTTGTAATCCTTCACCAGAGTTCAACACCACAGCAGAACTAACAGTCCACTGTGATAACCATCACAAAAAGTACCGTGTCTCAGATGGTTCAATTCGACCCTTCGAATGCAACATTTGTTTTGAACGGTTTTTAACACCATCGCTGctgaaacaccatcaaacacgTCCCTACCGGAAACGGGTACACATTTGCAGGTCCTGTGGGTCGGCTTATTTCACGAACTCTGCCTTGAACCGGCACGAAAAGGTGTGCACTGTAGTTGATAAGAACTATACCTGCGAAGAGTGCGGCAAACGGTTCCGCCAAATCATTACGCTGAAGAACCACCGCAAACTGCATCAAGCGGAAAAAATATTCGCATGTCCCGTGTGTGGCAAAACGTTTAAGCAAAAGTTTGAAATCACCATCCACATGGTAACACACACCGGGGAACAGCCTTATCCTTGTGATCAGTGTCCGGCTAGGTTCAAGCGGAAACAAGCACTGAAAAATCACCAAAATCGCCATCAGAATCCGCGTCCATTCAAATGTGAATCATGCGATGAATGGTTCGGTAATCCAACGGCTCGCAAATTTCATCGACTTACTGTACACGAAGGGCTTGATCCGTTCCGATGCGACCAGTGCGGTGTGAGCTATGGGCGCAGATTACGACTTACGCAGCACATGAAGAAAGTACACGGAGAAGTGGGCTaa